AATTAATTGCCTCTGCGATCGCTTATTCTAATTATGACGACTCAACCAAACCTGTTGTTGAGGTAGTGGTAAAGGTATACCAGCTTCTTCAAAAGCATTTTTAAGCCGACGACGAAATTCGCGGGAGATATCCCATTGTTTAAGTGGTTCGGTTTTAAACCACAGGCGCACAATAAAGCCTCGTTCGGCAAAATCTTCTATTCCTAATACCAGTGGCGGTTCGAGTATTTTATCGCGACATTCACCATCTTGGTACATTTGGTTAGCTATTTGTTCAATTAATTCAATTGCTTCATCCACATTAGTTTGATATGCCACGGGAATTTTCAAGTCAGATCTCGACCAGCCGTTTGAATGATTGGCAACTATATTAATCGAGCTATTTGGAATAGTAATTAAACGCCCTTCTCCATCCCGAAGCTGAGTAATTCGCAAATTCAAGTTTTCTACTAATCCTCCTACTTGGCCGATAGTTACTACATCGCCAACGGCATATTGATCTTCTAAAACGATCAGCAGACCATTAATCGTATCTTTAATCAAATTTTGAGCAGCAAAAGAGAAAGCCAAACCCAAAACACCAGCACCAGCGAGTAAAGGAGTGACATTTAAACCAATCATACCCAGAGCGATAAATAAAGCAATACCAGCCCAAAAACAGGTAGCAATGCCTCTAAAAAGGCGAGAGAAAGTGTTAACTCTAACTTGGAGTCGGCGATTAGTATCCGCGTTCAACACATAGTTATCACTAAAAGCGTTATTGGTGATAACTGAATTGATTCTGGCGATCGCTGCGTAGCTTAAGCGAATTAAAATGTAACAAAGCCAAATAACCACTATTAGCCGTAGTGGGATTTTGAGAACGGTAATAATCCATAGTTGAGCCAGGCGAGTATAAGGGAAAAAACTTAAAATAAGTAAACATCCTCCCACCCAGACAATTAGCTGAGTCAACTGTAATAAGCGATACTGTACTTCTTGAAGATTAAATGTTTTTCTCAGTTCTAATTGAGAGGAAAGAGACTCAGGATCGTAATGAAGAGATAGCTTGACTTTATTTAAGTGTTTGAGCCGGCAAAATAAAACAAAGTTGCTTAACACCATTAGCAGCAAGACAACTCCTGCTAATTGTGTTTGCTTCAGCAGAAAAGAAGATTGTCTTTCTTGTCTGGCTTTCTCTAAACCTCTTTTGATTTGAGCGGCTATTTGTTCTGCCTGAGATTTAAGATTAGCACCCTGAACAACTACATCTTGGCGATCGAGAGTCAAAACAGGGATCTTTTTGGCGCCTACTGCAACATCAAGACTTAGCTGATTTTGATCTCCTCTAGAAGAAACATCTAATTGAGTCTGGTTAGATTGAAGATATATATCCTTAACGTCGGATAAGCGTTCTTCGGTGTACCTAATTCGTTGTGCCAAATTTGACTTTCGATCTGACAATTTAAATAGACAATGACCATCAAGATGGACACAAGCTGAAACCTTAGTATTGCTTGCACTATCTAACTTGAGCGTTTCCAAATTTAGTTTGGGCAATAATGGCAACTGCGCCCAAATTGGCGTTGCAAAAATATTGATAAAAATAATCGTGCTGATGAATATCCAAAAGAAAAAGTATTTTTTAATCGTGCTGCCCATAAAATAATCTGCCATTAACCAGCGATCGCGATCGCGCGATAATATTCACAACTTCGTTCTATGCACCTAGATTTTGCTTCATAGCGATCGCCGCAATTCTGGTTTCTCCTGCTTCAAGAATCTTACCCAGCATTTGAACGTAAGATATGTCGGCAATCTGAGCCATTTTGGCTAAATGACCATCCCAACACCAGCCAGGATTAGGATTAACTTCCAACAATCTGGGGATGTTGTTGGCATCCAGTCGCCAGTCAAACCTGGCGTAGTCTTGACATTCAAGACGCTCAAACAATTTGACGCAGCTAGCAATTAAAAATTGTTCTGTTTCTGGGGGCAGATTGGCGGTAACCGAGGTGATTTTCCCATAAGGAGAATCAGCCAACCATTTTGCCTCATAACCACAAATGCGAGGTAATTCTGGAGGTAGAGAAGCATAATCTTCTTCGATAATCGGTAAAGCTGTATAGGATTGCTGAGGATTACCAATAATTCCTACACTAATATCTTTTCCCTCAAGGAATTGCTCGACTAAAATCGGCTGACTATAGCCTAATTTTTCTCTAACCTGTAGAATAGCTTTTTCTAACATCTGTAGGTTGTAACAAACGCTATCTTGAGTAATTCCCCAACTAGAATCACCAAAATTGGGTTTAACAATGACTGGAAAATCTACAGCAGACTCAACCGAAGTATTCTCAGGTGCGATCGTTAAAGTTTGAGGAACGGGAATATCCATGGCTTGAGCTATACTACGAACCAATAATTTGTCATAGCAATAAGCCAAACATTTAGGAGTACCGCCTGTGTAGGGTAAATCTAAAATTTCCAGTAGGGCAGGAATATGTAACTCTTTAGTTGCCTGGTTGTTAAATCCTTCATCACATAAATTAAAGACAAAATCGATTTCGTCTGCCATTGCTGGTAAATTTTGAATCAGCTTTTCATGGCAATCCAAATAGACAAACTTATATCCTGGTAACTCCGCTAAAGCTTCTTTTAACTGATTAATGGTCAAGAAATCATCATCGTCAAAGTTAGCATCAGGCTTAATTAAATCGGATTGATGAGGATCTCCCATTAATACCGCCACAGTTTTCAAGTTGTGCTTTGATAAATCAAGAGTCCATTCTTTATTAGCAACAGCAGAAATAATCATTCGTTGCGCCATCATGCCCAAATCCTGATTGCGTCTAGATTCGGTAACTACCTCTGTGTGAAATTGAATAGAATTAAAGCTAGCTAGACTCAGCAAATCAGTAATACTATTGCGGGTATATAGTCTTTCGGCATAAAACTGATCGGCAATTACTCCTTGTTCGACATGAGTAATAACTTCTCGAGAAATTAAACGTTCTTGGTTTTGAGAAAGAGAGCGTTCTCGACAAACAAAATACTTGCTGTCAATCCATTCCCAACTTCGAGGCTGAAAATTTTCTTTAATATATTGACCATCAGTAATGTCAATTAATAGCTTGCCGTGAGGTTTTAGAACTCGAATTATTTCTTGTAATACTTTTAAATCATCTTGCTCTGATTCAAAATAACCAAAACTATTGCCTGCTAAAATTACGAAATCAAAAGCATTATCAGCAAAAGGTAATTGTCTGGCATCACCTTCTCGATAACTAATCTTACTTCCTTGTTGTTTATTTAAGGTATCTGCTCGGGTAATTAAATAATTAGATCTATCAAGTCCTGATAGATGATCAAAGCCACGTTTAGCTAGTTCCAAGCTATGTCTGCCCTGTCCACAACACAGATCTAAAATGGCGCTTTGTTTATCAGAATTTAAAATATTAACAAATAAATCAATTTCACTTTTGGTAATAGTTTCATCTTCAACAACATCACCATCGGTTTTTAAATAATTAGCATTAAATAAATATTGCCACCAGTCTGGTTTTACGTAACTTTCCAAGTTTTCAACAGGGCCTAGAGATAGATGTTTATTAAGATCCTGAGACTGGAATAATGCAACCATAATCAATCTTTATGAGTAAGTAAAATCTTTTATTTAAAGCAAAAAGTTTTGCAATTGATTTGCATTTTTAAATCCTAACCTATGAATAAAAAAGTGCAATTAATTTCAGTATTTTTACTATATATTGGCTTGATGAATACTTAATTAAGCGGTCAAGCTGTTAGAAAAATCGAGAGAAATAACCAAAATAAACATAAAAAATAGGCGATCGCCATAGCGATCGCCTATAAGAAAAATATTAATTGCTATTAGCCAGCTACAGGCTGCTAATAATTAGAATTAGTTAGAAACCTCTGCCATTTCAATAGTGCGATCATCAACATCTTTGACTAAGAAATTCAAAGGGCGATCGCGACGTATTTTATACTTCAATCGTCTTGATTGAACTCGCATCAACAAAGCTTCTAAGCAATCACGGTCAAAGCAAACATGACGCTGACGATCTTTATAACCACCGCTGGCACCGGCAATGATATGAAGCTGAGTATTTTTTCTCAGTTGATACCATAGTCCATCTGGACTATTCAAAGCTGTATTACCAGTAGTTGCCGACATATAAAGTGGATCGAGCCCTCCTGCACCCATCGCCTGTTCGTAATTATAGTAATAATGCAGTGGAACATCAGCAGCAGGCAGATCTAATAACCCTTCATAAAATCGCTGAGCGTTTTGTAAATCTGATACCATAACCGTGTATACTTTTGGCGCGCTGCTGAGGAACATCCACATTGCCCCCGCATAAGCCACTAACAGCATTACCATTATGCCTTGGGTAGAAAATAAACTATCCAAAGCTATTGGTGGTAAGAATGCACCCATATAATTTGTCATCAATCTACCCGAGCAAATAGTGTTAGCTATCATCTTAAACTGAGAATTTTAGAAAAATAGGTTTTATAAAACTGGTTTTAATTTAATTGTTAACTATTAATTATCGATTATTGAGTTAAGCCATGTTGCAAAGCAAAGCGGACTAATTCAGTACGGCTGTTGGTACCTGTTTTACCAAAAAGACGGCTGACGTATTTTTCTACATTTCTAACGCTGGTACTTAATTCACGGGCAATTTCTTTATTCATCAAACCTTGGGCAACCAGATCTAAAACGCTTTGTTCTCTAGGGGTTAAATCTATTTTAATCGGTGGCGGAGTTACTGTAATTGAGCCACTTCCACCCAGCTTATCGTCTAATTTTGCTTTAATTTCGACTAATTCTTTGGCGATTTTTTCGAGTTCAGCACTGCTTTCACCGTTACCAGTAGTAGATTTGATTTTTGAAAGCAAATTTTTAACAATTGCCTCTAATTCTTCAGGATCGAAAGGCTTGGAAAGGTAGGCATCACAACCAGCTTCATAACCTTGAATGCGATCGCTCGTCATTCCTCTAGCCGTCAGAAAAACTACAGGAATTGACCGATACCGAGGATCTTCTTTTAACTTGGCTAAAAATTGATAGCCGTTGACCTCAGGCATCATAATATCGGAGATAATCAGATCGGGAATTTGAGATTCAATCTGACGCCAAGCTTCTTCCGCATTACTAGCTATAGCCACTTTCCACGCTTCATTATCTTCTAAGTATGCTTGTACTGATTCTCTAATACCAGGCTCATCGTCTACTAGTAAAAGCTGTTGTTTTTCTGACATAAGGTTTCTGAGTTATGTTTAGTAGCCACATAGACTATTAACTACTTCCATAATAAGACTTATGAGCAAAATTAGAAGCTTAAGACCATAATTCCCCATCATTGCTGACAGGGAATTTCAGGAGCTTTCGGCTATAAGCTGTCTAATTGAAGTTAATTTTACTGAGCCTGAATCGTCTCTAGCTTGGCTTCAACTTTCTTGACTACGTTTTCAGGTAAAGGAATATAGCCCAATTCATCTGCGTAAGTCTGTCCTTCGGTTAACGACCAGTTGACTACATCTTTCAAGCCCTGTACCTTATTGGGATCGTCATAATTTTGATACGCCAGCAGCCAAGTATACGTAACGATAGGATAAGAATTATCTCCTTCAGGATCGCTGACAAATGCTCGTAAATCTTCGGGCAAGGTAGCCCCAGCTAAAGCATTAGCAGCACTTTCGCCAGAAGGCGTGACATAATTTCCTGCCTTGTTCTCTAAAGTAGCGGTAGGAATATCCTGCTGTTCGGCATAGCCATACTCAACGTAGCCCAATGCACCTTCGGTTTGAAGGATCTGCGCTGTTACACCTTCATTACCTTTTGCACCAACTCCTGCCGGCCATTGAACAGTTTTACCTTCACCAACTTTCTCTGACCATTCAGGGCTAATTGCGCTGAGGTGTTGAGTGAAAACTCCTGTAGTACCACTACCGTCAGAACGATAAACAACAGTAATGTTGCTGTCTGGCAGGTTAGCATCGGGGTTTAAAGATGCGATCGCTGGATCGTTCCATTTAGTAATTTTGCCTAATAAGATATCTGTATAAACCTGACGAGATAGCCTGAGTTCAGGAACATCGGGTAAATTATAGGCCAAGACAATACTACCAGCAGTCATCGGTAACATAGCCACACCCCGTTCCACCTGCGCGATCTCTTCATCTTCCATGGCTACATCGCTAGCACCAAAATCAACCGTGCCTTGAATAAACTGTTCGACTCCCGCACCACTACCAACAGATTGATAGGCTACCTGAACATTAGGATTTTCTTTGTTGTATTCAGAAAACCATCTTTGATATATAGGTGCGGGAAAACTTGCCCCAGCACCAGTCAAAGATACGGACTCGCCACCAGCATTGCCACCACCAGCATTACCACCTTCACCAGGAGCTTCAGCCCCACCACAAGCAGTAAGACCAAGAGTTAACGCTAGCAGAGGAGCTAAGAGAGCTTTTCGTCTGAGAGAAACTGTAGAAATCATATATACTGTCTTATTTGTTAACTGTTCAGAGTTAGATAGTTTGATAATTTATCGAACAACAATTGCTGGAAATTAAGCAAAAGTTACACTTTTTGTTTCCATAGCTACATTAATTTATCTCGTTTTGATTACTTGTAGATAAAGAAAAGGTTAACAATCAGTTAACTAAACCTTATTTGTAATCATAAAAAAGCAAGGTTAATTTTGCTAACCTTGCCATCAATAAATACTAATTAAGTTAAAGATTTAGAACTGGAAGGTAGTACGCAGAACACCTGCATAAACAGTATCATTTCCACTATTGTGATTAGGATTAAACACTGCATAAGCTCCAGGAGTAATCGAAATGTTGTCGTTAACAGGGAACTTGTACTGTGCTTCGACTAGATAAGAAGTGTCTGGGTCACCACCTGGAATAGTACCTGCTGCTACTGCTGCTGCTGCTTCTTCATTATCTATGCCGAACCTAGGAACCAGACCCCCAGCAAAAGTTAACTGAGAACCTTCTTTTAACAGGTCAAGAAAAGAAACGTTTGCTCCCCAACTCCAGATTTCACCAGAGAGGTTATTATCATCTCCCGCTATCAAACCTTTCACCTTGGAGTAACCACCAAAACCACCTAAGACCAATTTGTCACCAAGGTTGAAGCTAGCTCCTAGACCAAATTTGTCGGCAGTTGTGTCAATTGCGCCAAAGGGTTGAGTAGCAAAACCTTGGTTTAGACCACCTACGGTACTACCAGATTGGTTTACCTCATCGCCTGTTTGGTAGTTGCGAACATAAGTTGCAGTAAGTTCCAAAGCATCAAAAGGAGTGAATTCTAGTTGTCCACCTGCACTAGATGAACCGTTGAATAAACCTTCTTCGCCAGCAGGATCGGCAGCACCATTATCATCATCAACACCAGTGTCAGTTAAATATAGCCCTGTGACAGCTACAGTATCAGGAATAATGTCAAATGAAACACCAGCACCAGCACCGCTAGTACCACGGAAAACCAATGGGTTATAACGGTTGAAGCGAGACAAAGCACCTTCGCTAGTACTTGATAAAAGAGGGTTACTAGTGTTGAAAATATCATCGAAATCCAAACCGTTAGTTCCCACCCATGTAGTGATTCTTTCACCAACTGGGAAACGGTAGAACAATTCGTCAAGCTCTATGTTATTGTCTTCATTTCCATCAAAATTCAAACGAGTTGACTCTGTGCCAGTTACGTCATCACCATAATCTGGTACATTTCCAGCTTCGAGCCTAGTTTGTAACATATCTTGACCAGTAAAACTAGTTTGAAAGTTTAGACGAACGCGATCGCTCAAGGTAGTCTCAGTATCGAGGTCAGATGCATCTTCTGCGTCATCAGCATCATCTTCATCGATTATGCCATCTTGGTTAAAATCGCCAACAAAAGCTTGAAACTGTTCGTCAGTAATATTATCGACACCAAGACTGTCTTCGGCTATGCTTTCGAGATCTTGACCACCACCAAAGGCCTCAGCAACTGCAAAGATTGCCTCACCTTTAAGCTTGGTAGTAGTAGAAAACTGACTGTCTTCTAAAACCGCAGTACGGCTTTCTAGTTCGTCTACTCTGCCACCTAGTGTAGCTAGTTCAGCTTCAAACTCTTGAGACAAACGAGCAATTGTATCCAAATCTTCTTGACTAACAGATTCTTGAGAAGCAATTAGGCGTTCAATTTGGTTTAGGCAAGAATTTAAACCAGCAGCGAATTCGTAACGAGTCAAAGCCTGGTCACCACGATAGGTCTGATTCGGAAAACCAGCAATACAGCCATAGCGATCGACTAAACTACGTAATGCTTCATAAGCCCAGTCTGTGGGAGATACGTCTCTTAACTGGTTAACGTTAGTAACCTGAGATAAACCGCCGCTTTGCTCTAAATTTTGATAGTTATTAATTTTTTCTAGAGTTTGGTTTACTCCTTCTTTCTCAGCTGAGATAGTTTGAGCATTGACCTTGTTACCTGAAAATAAATAAGCTGCCAATAATATAGGAGCAACTTTTACTGCTTGCCAAAATAATCTATTCATTATGTATCCTCACACACCTAAAATATGAATCAACTACTAAACGTAGTATTTATTACAATTTAATTTGGCTTTTGATGATAAACATCGTAGCTAATTAATAACCCAGTATAATCAACTTTGAGATGGATACATTAAAAACCGTGACATTTTATCGACCGCACACTGCACAAGAACATTCTCCATAGCTGAAGCTAGAAAACATAAATTTTACGTTGAGCGTGTTCGACCAAAGCTGGATCTGTTTCTAATGCCTTCGCCAAAATCAATACTAACTTAATTAACTTAAATGGATCAATTAAGGCTATGTAAAGTAAAGGTTAATGTTCAAAGATCTACTAATTTAGCTCGATATATCAACCCCGAACCTACTCTAGTTATAGCTTACGGCAATTTTTCGTAATCTATATTTTATGGTTATTTTTTTAGCTAAAGCAGAAGCCCGTCAATTTCTTTTACCCGTTACGATATAGGTAACTCTTTGGCTAATATTAGTTGCGTGGTCTGCCATTCTTTCTAAATGACGGATAATTAAGCCCAAAAGGAGAATCGGTTCGACTACGCCTGGGACATCTTTTTGAAAAGCGATCGCATCATAAAGGCGATCGTAAGCATCGTCTACAATGTCATCATATTCTTTGACTCTAGCTCCTGCGCTTTGATCCAAATCGGCTAAGGCTACCAAACTTGTCGCTAACATTAGCTGAGCGTGTTCAGACATTTCGGCAATTTCGGGCAACACTTTCTGGGTAGGATATTTCATCAACTTAATTGCTATTTCACTCAAATCTTGAGCGCAGTCTCCAATCCGTTCTAAGTCTCGCACTAGCTGCATAAAAGCACTAAGCATTCGTAAGTCTTGAGCAACGGGTGCTTGCAGCGTCATTAAAGTAGCGCAGTCAGATTCAATTTGTCGATAATAAACATCAATTTGCTGTTCTAGAACGATTATTTTTTGAATCGCATCAAGATCTTGTTCAAATAAAGATTGGTGACTTAGGCGAAATGATTGTTCAACCAAAGTACCCATCCGCAGGACTTCCTGCTGTACTCGCCGAAGAGAACGCTCTAATTGATTTGCCTCTTGATGATTGGCTTTGGGTGATAAAGACACTAACTTCACCATATATATAGTTATTTTAAATAGAAATATGTTTTATATGTTCTATCTTGATAACAAAAACGCTTAATTTTTGCTAACGATTTGTATCTTAATTAACCAAATTAATCAAAATAGATTAAGCTTTTTCAATCTTGTTTATTGGTAAGACTATTTCGAGCCACGCACCACCAAATTGAGGATGATTTTTAGCGGCGATCGCGCCTCCATGAGCCTTAACAATTTGCTCGACAATAGCTAAACCCAAACCGCTACCCTCAGAATAAAAGTTGCTTTCTTGTTCTCTGGCGCGGGATTTGTCTCCTCGATAGAGTCGTTCAAAGATATAGGGCAGATCGGTCGCATTAAACCCCATACCAGAATCGATCACATCGATCTTCACTTTATCTATTGTAGCGGATTCCGCAGCAGTCAGAGGTAATATCTGAACTAAAATTTCTTTGTGCGGTGGATTATGCTTAATGGCATTGTCTAAAAGGTTGAGAAAAACCTGAATTAAACGCGAGCGATCGGCAGAAATCGTTATCTGGAGATCGCCAGCATAGGATAAAGTAACTTCTTTTCGCTTAGCGATCGGTTCTAAAGTTTGCCAAACTGAGTGAATCAAATCATACAGTCTGATAGTTTCATATTTTAAAGCGCGATCGGGAGCAGCCTCTAGCTGAGTTAGATCTAACCATTCCTGTACTAGTTCGATCAGACGATTAGTTTCTTGAAGTAATTGCTCTACCCAACGACGTTCGGGATCTTGTAAACGCCTCATTAGAGTCTCGGCGACTAAAGATATAGAAGTAAGAGGGGTACGCAGTTCATGTGTCAGATCCGAAAAAGTGCGCTCTCGCGATTGCGACAATTCCACTAACGGCTGACGATTTTCAATAAAAACACCTACCTGCTGATTGGATAAAGGAAATCCATAGCCTTTGAGAGCGATCGATTCGACTATTTTTTGTAGCGGTCTATCTATATCGATTTCAAGCTCAGGATCTTGTGGCGAAACATAGCGAGTGAAATAAAAGATCCACTCCTTAGTCTGGGAACGTTGAGAGCGGCGAGTTTCCTCAATTAAAAGATCTAAGTGGTAACAACGTACCAGCTCTAATAACAAACGAACCCGTAGCGATCGCCGAGAATCTATCCGCAGTAACTTTTTCGCACTCTGGTTACAGCCCAAAAGCTGATTTTCAGCATCTACCTGCAAATAACCCATTGGTGCTAGCTCAATCAGATCTTGCCAAGCCTGCTTGTCTCGTTCGAGTATTTTGCGCTGACGGTCAAGATCGCTTAACTCCCGACGTATCAAAGAATGTAATGGTAAAGATATTTCACCATCTTCATCTTTAGTATATGAACTAAGTGTGTTCTTTAACTTTTGTTTAAATCGATATTGTTGACCAGCATAAATGCCAAGACCAACTGCTAATCCTAAGAGAAAATCTAAAGCTGACATGGGGTAGTTGCTAACTCATACTGAGCTAACTGTAGCAAAAGCTCTTAGCTTTAGTACAAACCTATTCACTACTTTAATTCAGATTAGATGTATTACTTTGATTAAGCCTCAATGTTCCCTAGACCAATTATTACCCAAAGCGATAGCCGAAGCCTCTGACGGTAATTAAGTATTCAGGCTGGCTTGGATCTTCCTCTAATTTCTCCCGTAACCAACGGATATGAACATCAACAGTTTTAGTATCTCCTAAAAAGTCCGCTCCCCATACCTGCTCAATTAGCTGTTCCCGTGACCAAACTCGGCGGGGATAGCTCATGAATAATTCAAGTAACTTAAATTCTTTAGGAGACAAATTAACTTCAACCCCCCGAACTGTAACGCGGCATTCCTGAGGAAAAAGACTGATATCGCGGTATTTCTGAACTGAACTAGGAGACGAGCTAGTATATCTTTGACGACGTAATAAAGCGCGACAGCGAGCAATCAACTCTCTCATGCTAAAGGGTTTGCTCAAATAGTCATCTGCTCCCACTTCAAGACCCAATACTCGGTCAGTTTCACTACTTTTGGCGCTAACTACCAAAATAGGCGTAATATCTCCTTGGTAGCGCAATAAGCGACAAATATCTAATCCGTTTACCTCTGGTAACATCAAGTCCAAAATAATTAAGTCGGGAATTAATTTGGCTCGGCTAAAATCAGGGCTTTGTAACATATTCAGGGCAGCTCTGCCGTTGTTAGCAGTATGAACCTCATAGCCTTCTTCTTCTAGTGCAACAGTAACCATGTCTCTAATTAAGTCCTCGTCCTCAATTAGCAAGATCCGATTAGTGTGAGCTAGCTTGGACTTATCAGGAGATTGGAGATTTTGTAGGGAAAGCATAAATAAATACTTTTAATTGTCCGCATTCTTACTTATACACCAAAACCGCTAATTGCGAAATCTTGGTCAAATTAACTGCAAGTTTCTGAGCAAGTTGATTCAATGCATTTAATTAAACTGAACTTAACTTAATTATGACTATTTTTTATGGTTATATTTGTTTCAATATTAGCAGTTCGCTAAATTAACGGTAGTTAACGCCGTATTTATCCCCAAATACGATTAATTATTGCTAAATAAATGGGAATGCCGATAATAATATTGAAGGGGAAAGTTAGCGCTAAAGCCATAGAGATATACAGGCTAGGATTAGCTTCGGGGACGGTCATGCGCATTGCTGCGGGTACAGCTATATAAGAAGCACTGGCACATAACACGGCAAATAAAAGAGCATTACCAGGAGACATCGCGATCGCTTTGGCGATAAAAATACCGATTAGTGCGTTGATTACTGGCATAAAGATGGAAAATGCAATGATAAACGAGCCGCTTTTTCTTAAATCGCCGATCCTTTTAGCTGCAACCAGTCCCATATCTAATAAAAAGAAAGTCAGCATTCCGTAAAATATATCACCAGTAAAAACCTCCAGCCGATCCCAACCATTCTGGCTAGTGACCATGCCTACCAATAGACTACCCAATAAGAGAAAAACCGAACCATTTAAAAAGGCTTCGCGCAAAACTTCTGACCAAGAAAATTTTCCACCTTCTTCGAGATCCTTGCTTTGTGAACTGGTAAACAACCGCGCCAAAATTAAACCAACGATAATTGCTGGAGATTCCATTAGGGCTAAAGCTGCCACCATGTGTCCCCCATATGCGATCGGTGGATTTTGCTGTTCTAAAAATGAACTGGCAGTAACAAAGGTAACGGCACTAATTGA
This sequence is a window from Coleofasciculaceae cyanobacterium. Protein-coding genes within it:
- a CDS encoding response regulator transcription factor, whose translation is MSEKQQLLLVDDEPGIRESVQAYLEDNEAWKVAIASNAEEAWRQIESQIPDLIISDIMMPEVNGYQFLAKLKEDPRYRSIPVVFLTARGMTSDRIQGYEAGCDAYLSKPFDPEELEAIVKNLLSKIKSTTGNGESSAELEKIAKELVEIKAKLDDKLGGSGSITVTPPPIKIDLTPREQSVLDLVAQGLMNKEIARELSTSVRNVEKYVSRLFGKTGTNSRTELVRFALQHGLTQ
- a CDS encoding iron uptake porin, giving the protein MNRLFWQAVKVAPILLAAYLFSGNKVNAQTISAEKEGVNQTLEKINNYQNLEQSGGLSQVTNVNQLRDVSPTDWAYEALRSLVDRYGCIAGFPNQTYRGDQALTRYEFAAGLNSCLNQIERLIASQESVSQEDLDTIARLSQEFEAELATLGGRVDELESRTAVLEDSQFSTTTKLKGEAIFAVAEAFGGGQDLESIAEDSLGVDNITDEQFQAFVGDFNQDGIIDEDDADDAEDASDLDTETTLSDRVRLNFQTSFTGQDMLQTRLEAGNVPDYGDDVTGTESTRLNFDGNEDNNIELDELFYRFPVGERITTWVGTNGLDFDDIFNTSNPLLSSTSEGALSRFNRYNPLVFRGTSGAGAGVSFDIIPDTVAVTGLYLTDTGVDDDNGAADPAGEEGLFNGSSSAGGQLEFTPFDALELTATYVRNYQTGDEVNQSGSTVGGLNQGFATQPFGAIDTTADKFGLGASFNLGDKLVLGGFGGYSKVKGLIAGDDNNLSGEIWSWGANVSFLDLLKEGSQLTFAGGLVPRFGIDNEEAAAAVAAGTIPGGDPDTSYLVEAQYKFPVNDNISITPGAYAVFNPNHNSGNDTVYAGVLRTTFQF
- a CDS encoding mechanosensitive ion channel family protein, whose product is MADYFMGSTIKKYFFFWIFISTIIFINIFATPIWAQLPLLPKLNLETLKLDSASNTKVSACVHLDGHCLFKLSDRKSNLAQRIRYTEERLSDVKDIYLQSNQTQLDVSSRGDQNQLSLDVAVGAKKIPVLTLDRQDVVVQGANLKSQAEQIAAQIKRGLEKARQERQSSFLLKQTQLAGVVLLLMVLSNFVLFCRLKHLNKVKLSLHYDPESLSSQLELRKTFNLQEVQYRLLQLTQLIVWVGGCLLILSFFPYTRLAQLWIITVLKIPLRLIVVIWLCYILIRLSYAAIARINSVITNNAFSDNYVLNADTNRRLQVRVNTFSRLFRGIATCFWAGIALFIALGMIGLNVTPLLAGAGVLGLAFSFAAQNLIKDTINGLLIVLEDQYAVGDVVTIGQVGGLVENLNLRITQLRDGEGRLITIPNSSINIVANHSNGWSRSDLKIPVAYQTNVDEAIELIEQIANQMYQDGECRDKILEPPLVLGIEDFAERGFIVRLWFKTEPLKQWDISREFRRRLKNAFEEAGIPLPLPQQQVWLSRHN
- a CDS encoding glyoxalase-like domain protein codes for the protein MTNYMGAFLPPIALDSLFSTQGIMVMLLVAYAGAMWMFLSSAPKVYTVMVSDLQNAQRFYEGLLDLPAADVPLHYYYNYEQAMGAGGLDPLYMSATTGNTALNSPDGLWYQLRKNTQLHIIAGASGGYKDRQRHVCFDRDCLEALLMRVQSRRLKYKIRRDRPLNFLVKDVDDRTIEMAEVSN
- a CDS encoding methyltransferase domain-containing protein; this encodes MVALFQSQDLNKHLSLGPVENLESYVKPDWWQYLFNANYLKTDGDVVEDETITKSEIDLFVNILNSDKQSAILDLCCGQGRHSLELAKRGFDHLSGLDRSNYLITRADTLNKQQGSKISYREGDARQLPFADNAFDFVILAGNSFGYFESEQDDLKVLQEIIRVLKPHGKLLIDITDGQYIKENFQPRSWEWIDSKYFVCRERSLSQNQERLISREVITHVEQGVIADQFYAERLYTRNSITDLLSLASFNSIQFHTEVVTESRRNQDLGMMAQRMIISAVANKEWTLDLSKHNLKTVAVLMGDPHQSDLIKPDANFDDDDFLTINQLKEALAELPGYKFVYLDCHEKLIQNLPAMADEIDFVFNLCDEGFNNQATKELHIPALLEILDLPYTGGTPKCLAYCYDKLLVRSIAQAMDIPVPQTLTIAPENTSVESAVDFPVIVKPNFGDSSWGITQDSVCYNLQMLEKAILQVREKLGYSQPILVEQFLEGKDISVGIIGNPQQSYTALPIIEEDYASLPPELPRICGYEAKWLADSPYGKITSVTANLPPETEQFLIASCVKLFERLECQDYARFDWRLDANNIPRLLEVNPNPGWCWDGHLAKMAQIADISYVQMLGKILEAGETRIAAIAMKQNLGA
- the pstS gene encoding phosphate ABC transporter substrate-binding protein PstS, encoding MISTVSLRRKALLAPLLALTLGLTACGGAEAPGEGGNAGGGNAGGESVSLTGAGASFPAPIYQRWFSEYNKENPNVQVAYQSVGSGAGVEQFIQGTVDFGASDVAMEDEEIAQVERGVAMLPMTAGSIVLAYNLPDVPELRLSRQVYTDILLGKITKWNDPAIASLNPDANLPDSNITVVYRSDGSGTTGVFTQHLSAISPEWSEKVGEGKTVQWPAGVGAKGNEGVTAQILQTEGALGYVEYGYAEQQDIPTATLENKAGNYVTPSGESAANALAGATLPEDLRAFVSDPEGDNSYPIVTYTWLLAYQNYDDPNKVQGLKDVVNWSLTEGQTYADELGYIPLPENVVKKVEAKLETIQAQ